One genomic region from uncultured Tateyamaria sp. encodes:
- a CDS encoding CTP synthase: MARYIFITGGVVSSLGKGLASAALGALLQARGFSVRLRKLDPYLNVDPGTMSPFEHGEVFVTDDGAETDLDLGHYERFTGVAARKTDSVSSGRIYSNVLEKERRGDYLGKTIQVIPHVTNEIKDFIEIGDDEVDFMLCEIGGTVGDIEGLPFFEAIRQFSQDKPRGQCIFMHLTLLPYIRASGELKTKPTQHSVKELRSIGIAPDILVCRSEGPIPEKEREKLALFCNVRPDSVIAAQDLGTIYDAPLAYHAEGLDQAVLDAFQISPAPKPDLRKWEDVSDRIHNAEGEVKVAIVGKYTQLEDAYKSIAEALTHGGMANRVRVKVEWVDAELFENEDPAPHLEGFHAILVPGGFGERGTEGKIKAAEFARTRKVPYLGICLGMQMAVIEAARNVAGLKTAGSEEFDHEAGKKRFEPVVYHLKEWVQGNHKVERKVGDDKGGTMRLGAYDATLTDGSRVAEAYGTTAIDERHRHRYEVDIKYREQLEKAGLCFSGMSPDGRLPEIVEWSDHPWFIGVQFHPELKSKPFAPHPLFEDFVRAAKDVSRLV; this comes from the coding sequence ATGGCACGCTATATTTTTATCACGGGTGGCGTTGTGTCCTCACTGGGCAAGGGGCTTGCGTCGGCCGCCTTGGGTGCTTTGTTGCAGGCGCGCGGATTTTCGGTTCGCCTGCGCAAGCTCGACCCCTATCTGAACGTCGACCCCGGCACCATGTCCCCCTTTGAACATGGCGAGGTGTTCGTGACCGATGATGGCGCCGAAACCGACCTCGACCTGGGCCATTACGAACGCTTCACCGGCGTGGCCGCGCGCAAGACCGATTCCGTGTCCTCAGGCCGCATTTACTCCAACGTGCTGGAAAAGGAACGGCGCGGCGACTACCTGGGCAAGACCATTCAGGTGATCCCCCACGTCACGAACGAGATCAAGGATTTCATCGAGATCGGCGATGACGAGGTTGATTTCATGCTCTGCGAGATCGGCGGCACAGTGGGCGACATCGAGGGGCTGCCCTTCTTCGAAGCCATCCGCCAGTTCAGCCAGGACAAGCCGCGCGGCCAGTGCATCTTCATGCACCTGACGCTGTTGCCCTACATCAGGGCCAGCGGCGAGTTGAAGACCAAGCCCACGCAGCACAGCGTGAAGGAACTCCGCTCCATCGGCATCGCACCCGACATCCTCGTGTGCCGGTCCGAGGGGCCGATCCCCGAAAAGGAACGCGAGAAGCTGGCGCTGTTCTGCAATGTCCGGCCGGATTCCGTGATCGCGGCGCAGGATCTGGGCACCATCTATGACGCGCCGTTGGCCTATCACGCCGAAGGGCTGGACCAGGCCGTGCTCGACGCCTTCCAGATCTCGCCCGCGCCCAAACCGGACCTGCGCAAGTGGGAAGATGTCAGCGACCGCATCCACAACGCCGAAGGCGAGGTGAAGGTCGCCATCGTCGGCAAATACACCCAGCTGGAAGACGCCTATAAATCGATTGCCGAGGCGCTGACCCATGGCGGCATGGCAAACCGCGTCCGGGTCAAGGTCGAATGGGTCGATGCCGAGCTGTTCGAAAACGAGGACCCGGCGCCGCACCTCGAAGGGTTCCACGCGATCCTGGTCCCCGGCGGCTTTGGCGAACGCGGCACCGAGGGCAAGATCAAGGCCGCCGAATTCGCCCGCACCCGCAAGGTGCCCTATCTGGGCATTTGCCTGGGCATGCAGATGGCGGTGATCGAAGCGGCCCGGAACGTGGCGGGCCTCAAGACCGCAGGGTCCGAGGAGTTTGACCACGAGGCAGGCAAGAAACGGTTCGAACCGGTCGTCTATCACCTCAAGGAATGGGTGCAGGGCAATCACAAGGTCGAACGCAAGGTGGGCGACGACAAGGGCGGCACCATGCGCCTTGGGGCCTATGACGCAACCCTGACGGACGGCAGCCGCGTGGCCGAGGCGTACGGCACCACCGCCATCGATGAACGTCACCGCCACCGCTACGAGGTCGACATCAAGTACCGCGAACAGCTTGAAAAGGCTGGGCTTTGCTTTTCCGGCATGTCGCCGGACGGACGGCTTCCCGAAATCGTGGAATGGTCGGACCATCCGTGGTTCATCGGGGTGCAGTTCCACCCCGAGCTGAAATCAAAACCCTTCGCGCCACATCCGCTGTTCGAGGATTTTGTGAGGGCGGCCAAGGACGTCTCGCGGCTGGTCTAG
- a CDS encoding CoA transferase gives MAGPLTGIRVIDWTHVLAGPACAYYLGQLGADVIKVERPGRGDAMRHRGGSDTDRSASGASTAFQTQGAGKRYLCLDVDHPEGRAVFARLLRSADVLVENHRPTTLARLNLTEADTRAINPRLIHCAMTGYGRGHAMADAPAYDVNIQAISGLMALTGTVETGPIRTGAPIIDYATGLAGALGVMSALMTRTQTGAGGFVDVSMLDTAFALMSSTITDYRLTGVEPRPRGNAANSRSPSAGTFACREGHISLGVNEEAQFRALATAIGKAEWLEESRFASARARSDHRAAIVQDLCAVLLTRSAMEWEDILLAAGVPCARLRSVAEALDLPPATERRFATRGPAGFPGLPFVIGAGMPDAGPRDLGADTCAVLGDIGLGDAEIDALLAAGVIEQPM, from the coding sequence ATGGCCGGCCCCCTGACCGGCATACGTGTCATCGACTGGACCCATGTCCTGGCCGGGCCGGCCTGCGCCTATTACCTGGGGCAACTGGGCGCTGACGTCATCAAGGTGGAGCGGCCCGGTCGCGGGGATGCGATGCGCCATCGTGGCGGCAGTGACACCGACCGGTCGGCCAGCGGGGCAAGTACCGCATTTCAGACCCAGGGGGCGGGCAAACGCTATCTCTGTCTGGATGTCGACCACCCCGAAGGCCGCGCGGTGTTCGCGCGGTTGCTGCGGTCGGCGGATGTGCTGGTTGAAAACCACCGCCCCACGACCCTGGCCCGTCTGAACCTGACCGAGGCCGACACGCGCGCGATCAATCCGCGCCTGATCCACTGCGCAATGACCGGCTATGGGCGCGGCCATGCCATGGCGGATGCGCCGGCCTATGACGTCAACATTCAGGCGATCAGCGGCCTGATGGCGTTGACCGGCACGGTCGAGACCGGACCGATCCGCACAGGGGCCCCCATCATCGACTATGCCACCGGGCTGGCGGGCGCGTTGGGGGTCATGTCCGCGCTGATGACGCGCACCCAGACCGGCGCTGGCGGGTTTGTCGATGTGTCCATGCTGGATACCGCATTTGCGCTGATGTCATCGACAATCACCGATTACCGCCTGACGGGGGTGGAACCGCGACCGCGGGGCAATGCGGCCAACAGCCGGTCGCCGTCGGCCGGGACATTCGCGTGCCGGGAGGGGCATATCAGTCTGGGCGTGAACGAGGAGGCGCAGTTTCGCGCGCTGGCCACGGCCATCGGCAAGGCGGAATGGCTGGAGGAGTCGCGGTTTGCATCCGCGCGGGCCCGCAGCGACCATCGGGCGGCGATTGTGCAGGACCTGTGTGCCGTCCTGCTGACAAGATCGGCCATGGAGTGGGAAGACATCCTGCTGGCGGCAGGGGTCCCGTGCGCGCGCTTGCGCAGCGTTGCCGAGGCGTTGGACCTGCCGCCGGCGACAGAGCGGCGGTTTGCCACGCGTGGTCCCGCCGGGTTCCCGGGACTGCCCTTTGTGATCGGGGCAGGGATGCCCGATGCTGGCCCCCGGGACCTGGGGGCGGACACATGCGCCGTGCTGGGCGACATCGGTCTTGGCGATGCAGAAATCGACGCCCTGCTGGCGGCAGGGGTCATTGAACAGCCCATGTGA
- a CDS encoding tripartite tricarboxylate transporter substrate binding protein, with protein sequence MQRRDFIKTGLSASALLAAGPALAEWAPRRPINAILPYSAGGGTDALARAAAASAEGILPVPLVIVNKPGSSGITGATEAAAARPDGSTVMVTSSGSFLLTSMLRDTDVNPFDSFEIIAQIGNLTPAVIVPAGSPFQSVQDLVDAARANPGALRWAHNGRGGFHQVAGQSFLNRNGLDAQDVPFKGGGPTRAAVIGAQVDFAFVGIQQAAGFENELRVLALAAPERDAIRDDVPTLAELGFDYVAVSSPIVFFAPKGTDPEIVSGMEAALKAITETRQFADLMRERGNVPAFLSGADTAARLRRMQQETQPVIDALKSQG encoded by the coding sequence ATGCAAAGACGCGATTTCATCAAAACGGGCCTGTCGGCCTCGGCCCTGTTGGCCGCAGGCCCGGCGCTGGCAGAGTGGGCGCCGCGCCGCCCCATCAATGCGATCCTGCCCTATTCGGCCGGTGGCGGTACGGATGCGCTGGCCCGCGCGGCGGCGGCGTCTGCCGAGGGCATCCTGCCCGTGCCCCTGGTCATCGTGAACAAGCCGGGGTCGTCGGGCATCACGGGGGCCACCGAAGCGGCGGCGGCGCGGCCCGATGGCAGCACGGTCATGGTGACGTCGTCGGGATCGTTCCTTCTGACCTCGATGCTGCGGGACACGGATGTGAACCCCTTTGACAGCTTCGAGATCATCGCACAGATCGGCAACCTGACGCCCGCCGTGATCGTGCCGGCCGGCAGCCCGTTTCAGAGTGTGCAGGACCTGGTGGATGCGGCCAGGGCCAACCCCGGTGCGCTGCGCTGGGCCCACAACGGCAGGGGCGGGTTTCACCAGGTGGCCGGGCAAAGCTTTCTCAACCGCAACGGTCTTGATGCGCAGGACGTTCCGTTCAAGGGGGGCGGCCCGACCCGGGCGGCGGTCATCGGCGCGCAGGTCGATTTCGCCTTTGTCGGCATCCAGCAGGCCGCCGGGTTCGAAAACGAATTGCGGGTTCTGGCCCTGGCCGCACCCGAGCGGGACGCGATCCGGGACGACGTCCCGACGCTGGCGGAGCTTGGGTTCGACTATGTCGCGGTGTCGTCCCCGATTGTGTTCTTTGCGCCCAAGGGCACCGACCCCGAGATCGTCAGCGGCATGGAGGCCGCATTGAAAGCCATCACCGAGACCCGGCAATTCGCGGATCTGATGCGCGAACGGGGCAATGTCCCTGCCTTTCTGAGCGGGGCCGACACCGCCGCGCGCCTGCGCCGGATGCAGCAGGAGACACAGCCGGTCATCGACGCCCTGAAGTCGCAAGGCTAG
- a CDS encoding tripartite tricarboxylate transporter permease produces the protein MDIFAGLATVLADPVLLGWVFLAAVVGMIVGAIPGLTASAAIAMLLPLTFYMEPLPALAFLYVIGKSGRYGGSIAAILFNTPGTAASAATQLDGYPLARQGKAGKAMKVATVSSVIGDFIGEILLIIGVAWIAAIALKLGPPELFAVYCAAFIVIGSVIGRSVTRGLASAALGVLVAMIGLDPISSTERFTFGSFDLTNGISLVPLMIGIFVLGEVFAQIEARGAKAEMVPTDQTDAARNTLSWAEYRPCMPHVIRSSFIGAFIGMLPGLGSAIAAFVAYGEGKRRARNPQDWGKGALEGIAAPEAANNAVSGPSMAPLLTLGIPGSTIGAILIGVFLIHGIQIGPTMFLTSRDLVFALFACGLIGIAMYGVIGYFGAAWVGRFITRIPTQVLYPIIFLTAFVAAYTSRGNLFDVYVMVAAGFAGWAMRKLHFNPAAFVISFVLAGGAEEAFRQALLLSDNGLMIFVTRPIALVFLLIGVAAMVARVRRVNRQARTVALKDA, from the coding sequence ATGGATATCTTTGCGGGCCTTGCCACGGTTCTGGCCGATCCGGTTCTGCTGGGCTGGGTGTTTCTGGCAGCCGTGGTCGGAATGATCGTGGGGGCGATTCCGGGCCTCACTGCCTCTGCCGCGATTGCGATGCTGTTGCCGCTGACCTTCTACATGGAGCCGCTGCCCGCGCTGGCGTTTTTGTATGTGATCGGGAAATCGGGGCGCTATGGCGGGTCCATCGCCGCCATCCTGTTCAACACGCCGGGCACGGCCGCCTCTGCGGCGACGCAGCTGGACGGGTATCCACTGGCGCGGCAGGGCAAGGCCGGCAAGGCGATGAAGGTTGCGACCGTTTCGTCCGTGATCGGCGATTTCATCGGCGAGATATTGTTGATCATCGGCGTTGCGTGGATTGCAGCCATCGCGCTGAAACTTGGCCCGCCAGAGCTGTTCGCGGTCTACTGTGCGGCGTTCATCGTGATCGGGTCGGTGATCGGGCGGTCTGTCACGCGGGGCCTTGCATCGGCCGCGCTGGGCGTTCTGGTCGCGATGATCGGGCTGGACCCCATCAGTTCGACCGAACGGTTCACGTTCGGCAGTTTCGATCTGACCAACGGCATTTCACTGGTGCCGCTGATGATCGGCATCTTCGTGCTGGGCGAGGTCTTTGCCCAGATCGAGGCGCGGGGTGCCAAGGCGGAAATGGTCCCGACGGACCAGACGGACGCGGCCCGCAACACGCTGAGCTGGGCCGAGTACCGCCCGTGCATGCCGCATGTCATCCGCTCTTCGTTCATCGGCGCGTTTATCGGCATGTTGCCGGGGCTTGGTTCGGCCATTGCGGCCTTTGTGGCTTATGGCGAGGGAAAGCGGCGCGCGCGTAACCCGCAAGACTGGGGCAAAGGCGCATTGGAAGGGATTGCCGCGCCCGAGGCCGCGAACAATGCGGTCAGCGGGCCGTCCATGGCGCCGCTGCTGACCCTTGGAATTCCGGGGTCCACGATCGGCGCGATCCTGATCGGTGTATTCCTGATCCATGGCATCCAGATCGGGCCCACGATGTTCCTGACCAGCCGCGATCTGGTGTTTGCCCTGTTTGCCTGCGGGCTGATCGGGATCGCGATGTATGGTGTCATTGGTTATTTCGGGGCCGCCTGGGTCGGGCGCTTCATCACGCGCATTCCGACGCAGGTGCTGTATCCGATCATCTTTCTGACCGCCTTTGTCGCGGCCTATACGTCGCGCGGCAACCTGTTTGACGTCTACGTGATGGTCGCCGCGGGCTTTGCCGGTTGGGCGATGCGCAAGTTGCACTTCAACCCGGCGGCCTTTGTCATTTCCTTTGTTCTGGCGGGGGGCGCGGAGGAAGCGTTCCGGCAGGCGCTGTTGCTGAGCGATAACGGGCTGATGATCTTTGTCACCCGGCCCATTGCGCTGGTGTTCCTGCTGATTGGTGTGGCCGCGATGGTTGCGCGCGTGCGCCGCGTGAACAGGCAGGCGCGCACCGTCGCGCTGAAGGACGCCTGA
- the secG gene encoding preprotein translocase subunit SecG yields MENVILIIHLILALGLIAVVLMQRSEGGGLGMGGGGGGAASGRPAATALGKVTWLFGIAFTITSITLTIIAAQNASGTSVIDQLGITPPAQNAPADDLVPPGSDLLPPSADDTAPLVPSAD; encoded by the coding sequence ATGGAAAACGTCATCCTGATCATCCACCTGATCCTCGCCCTCGGCCTGATTGCCGTGGTGCTGATGCAGCGCTCCGAAGGGGGCGGTTTGGGCATGGGTGGCGGTGGTGGCGGCGCCGCATCGGGCCGTCCGGCGGCCACGGCCCTGGGCAAGGTCACATGGCTGTTCGGGATCGCCTTCACCATCACGTCGATCACGCTGACGATCATTGCGGCACAGAACGCGTCCGGCACGTCGGTGATCGATCAGCTTGGCATCACGCCGCCTGCGCAAAACGCACCTGCCGATGATCTGGTGCCGCCGGGCAGCGACCTGTTGCCGCCCAGCGCGGACGACACTGCACCGCTGGTTCCCAGCGCCGACTAA
- the nthA gene encoding nitrile hydratase subunit alpha, giving the protein MPHDHSDHDHPHSLLPPDPALRVKALETILTRKGLIDPAALDEIIDTYENRIGPRNGAHVVARAWSDPAFKTALLDDADPVLAEMGYYGRQGEHMVVVENTAQTHNMVVCTLCSCYPWPLLGIPPGWYKSDAYRARAVREPRKVLAEFGVELPEGTAVRVWDSTAEIRYLVLPQRPEGTDGMDEAALMALVTRDSMIGCGLAAAP; this is encoded by the coding sequence ATGCCCCATGACCATTCCGACCATGATCACCCGCATTCCCTGCTGCCTCCGGACCCTGCGCTGCGGGTCAAGGCACTGGAGACGATCCTGACCCGGAAGGGGCTGATTGACCCCGCCGCGCTGGACGAGATCATCGACACCTATGAGAACCGGATAGGACCCAGGAACGGCGCCCACGTGGTGGCCCGCGCCTGGTCCGATCCTGCGTTCAAGACGGCACTTCTGGACGATGCCGACCCGGTACTGGCCGAGATGGGATATTACGGCCGGCAGGGCGAACATATGGTGGTGGTCGAAAACACCGCCCAGACGCACAACATGGTCGTGTGCACGCTGTGTTCCTGCTATCCATGGCCGCTGCTGGGCATCCCGCCGGGCTGGTACAAGTCCGACGCCTATCGCGCCCGCGCGGTGCGTGAGCCACGCAAGGTTTTGGCAGAATTTGGGGTCGAGTTGCCCGAGGGCACCGCTGTTCGGGTTTGGGATTCGACGGCAGAAATTCGCTATCTGGTCCTGCCGCAACGGCCCGAGGGCACGGACGGAATGGACGAGGCGGCGCTCATGGCGCTTGTCACCCGCGACAGCATGATCGGCTGCGGACTGGCGGCTGCCCCTTAA
- a CDS encoding tripartite tricarboxylate transporter TctB family protein: MADGTVPAQRAVGVALILLGIGATATSLSIGLDQYGRWGARFFPLGGSIALLVLGGVELWGARPAPVTDRRHLPAVAALLVLSVLYVWSMSMVGYLVSTALAAPVALYLFGVRNRVGLGAAALLCPAIYHGVFFGLLGVFPPLGRWFDLLDVIGGY, translated from the coding sequence GTGGCGGACGGCACCGTTCCCGCACAGCGGGCCGTGGGGGTGGCGCTGATCCTGCTTGGGATCGGCGCGACCGCCACAAGCCTGAGCATCGGTCTGGACCAATACGGGCGCTGGGGAGCGAGGTTCTTTCCCCTGGGCGGATCGATTGCGCTGCTGGTGCTGGGCGGTGTCGAGCTGTGGGGGGCCAGGCCCGCACCCGTGACCGACAGGCGGCATTTGCCTGCCGTTGCCGCGCTTCTGGTGCTGTCGGTCCTGTATGTCTGGTCGATGTCGATGGTTGGATATCTGGTCAGCACCGCCCTGGCGGCCCCCGTCGCGCTGTATCTGTTTGGCGTGCGCAACCGGGTGGGTCTGGGCGCGGCGGCGCTGCTGTGCCCTGCGATCTATCACGGTGTATTCTTCGGTCTGTTGGGGGTCTTTCCGCCGCTTGGCCGGTGGTTTGACCTGCTGGATGTGATCGGAGGCTATTGA
- a CDS encoding LysR family transcriptional regulator: MNIRALRIFTYIMEEGTLARAAIRMNLSQSATSRQLSLLEQDFDVTLFNRDQKRLIPTPQAEAFYPEALSLLAQIDDVPAMFGQMKKDMRSPLRIVSQTRIANGLVLPAIADFAARHPDQPVKLEIMLRRDLGRRILHQRFDLCVSALPLPIEKLEPVPLGATTLCIALPRGHPLAHRDRLGPRDMRDVPYIALEDSTVLRRLIDRKVTGLGKPAYEVSVGTAALRLVHQGLGYAFADPVSLDPELADGIALVPWDQDLTIEFGYVVAGRPASGPAAQAFGRILQDLFKRKAGQAEGTRIRRPAARP; the protein is encoded by the coding sequence ATGAACATTCGGGCCCTGCGTATTTTCACCTACATCATGGAAGAAGGCACGCTTGCGCGGGCCGCCATTCGCATGAATCTCAGCCAATCCGCGACCAGCCGCCAGCTCAGCCTGCTGGAACAGGATTTCGACGTCACCCTGTTCAACCGCGATCAAAAGCGGCTGATCCCCACCCCGCAGGCCGAAGCCTTCTATCCCGAGGCGCTCAGCCTTCTGGCGCAGATCGACGATGTGCCCGCGATGTTCGGTCAGATGAAGAAGGACATGCGCAGCCCCTTGCGGATCGTGTCGCAAACCCGGATTGCCAACGGTCTTGTGCTGCCCGCGATTGCAGACTTTGCCGCACGTCACCCCGACCAACCCGTCAAGCTTGAGATCATGTTGCGGCGCGATCTGGGCCGCCGGATCCTGCACCAGCGCTTTGATCTGTGCGTGTCCGCACTCCCCCTGCCCATCGAGAAGCTGGAGCCTGTCCCGCTGGGCGCCACAACGCTGTGCATCGCATTGCCCCGTGGGCACCCGCTGGCGCACCGCGACCGGCTCGGGCCGCGCGACATGCGCGATGTGCCCTATATCGCGCTCGAGGATTCGACCGTGCTGCGCCGCCTGATTGACCGCAAGGTCACCGGACTGGGCAAACCGGCCTACGAAGTGTCCGTGGGCACGGCGGCCCTGCGTCTGGTGCACCAGGGGCTGGGATATGCGTTTGCCGATCCCGTGTCCCTTGATCCAGAACTGGCCGACGGGATCGCCCTTGTGCCCTGGGATCAGGACCTGACCATCGAATTCGGGTATGTCGTCGCGGGACGCCCGGCATCGGGGCCCGCAGCCCAGGCCTTTGGCCGCATCCTCCAGGACCTGTTCAAGCGCAAAGCAGGCCAGGCAGAAGGCACGCGCATCCGGCGCCCTGCGGCACGGCCCTGA